The Streptomyces sp. NBC_00344 genome includes a window with the following:
- a CDS encoding SIS domain-containing protein, giving the protein MSHVQNELTSQPECWERAAGLAARQSAALPSPGERVAVVGCGTSWFMAQAVAALREGAGLGETDAFAASEFPFGRDYDRVIALSRSGTTTEVLELLSAVRGKARTTAITGDPRTPVMDAADDVVVLDFADEQSVVQTRFATTALTLLRAHLGLHTDAVVADARTALAGPLPEGLVDCSQFTFLGRGWSVGLAQEAALKMREASLSWTEAYPAMEYRHGPISITTRGTATWMFGESPDGLRKQVEATGGMWVAGGLDPLAELVRAQRLAVAIAAARGLDPDAPRHLTRSVILDEG; this is encoded by the coding sequence ATGAGCCATGTCCAGAACGAGCTGACCAGTCAGCCCGAGTGCTGGGAACGCGCAGCCGGTCTGGCCGCACGTCAGTCGGCGGCCCTGCCGTCGCCGGGGGAGCGGGTGGCCGTCGTCGGCTGCGGGACCTCGTGGTTCATGGCCCAGGCCGTGGCTGCCCTGCGTGAGGGAGCGGGGCTCGGTGAGACGGATGCCTTCGCGGCGTCGGAGTTCCCCTTCGGACGGGACTACGACCGGGTGATCGCGCTGAGCCGGTCGGGAACCACGACCGAGGTGCTCGAACTCCTCTCCGCGGTACGGGGGAAGGCACGTACGACTGCCATCACCGGCGACCCCAGGACACCCGTCATGGACGCCGCCGACGACGTCGTGGTGCTCGACTTCGCCGATGAACAGTCCGTCGTGCAGACCCGGTTCGCCACCACCGCCCTCACCCTGCTGCGCGCCCACCTCGGCCTGCACACCGATGCCGTGGTGGCGGACGCGCGGACGGCGCTCGCCGGGCCGCTGCCCGAAGGGCTGGTCGACTGCTCGCAGTTCACCTTCCTGGGCCGCGGCTGGAGCGTCGGTCTCGCGCAGGAGGCCGCGCTGAAGATGCGTGAGGCATCGCTGTCCTGGACCGAGGCATATCCGGCCATGGAGTACCGGCACGGCCCGATCAGCATCACGACCCGTGGCACGGCCACCTGGATGTTCGGCGAGTCGCCCGACGGTCTTCGGAAGCAGGTCGAGGCCACCGGCGGTATGTGGGTGGCCGGCGGCCTCGACCCGCTCGCCGAACTCGTGCGGGCGCAGCGCCTCGCGGTCGCCATCGCGGCGGCCCGTGGCCTGGACCCGGACGCGCCGCGCCACCTCACCCGCTCCGTCATCCTCGACGAGGGCTGA
- a CDS encoding class II fructose-bisphosphate aldolase yields MPLAESGALVADAAARGGAVAAFNIITLEHAEAVIAGAEAAGAPVILQISENAVKYRHGQLLPLARAAAEAARLAGVPVGLHLDHVKSDALLWQAADAGFSSVMYDASHLPYAQNLAATRKAADWAHTRGLWIEAELGEVGGKNGAAPLDAHAPGARTGPEEARAFVADSGVDALAVAIGSSHAMTSRTAVLDHQLLGRLRAGLDIPLVLHGSSGVPDAELSAAVGGGIAKVNIGTALNIAMTGAIREVLTAQPEAVDSRKYLEAGRLAMAATAGELIALLGSAAAA; encoded by the coding sequence ATGCCCCTTGCCGAGAGCGGAGCGCTGGTTGCCGACGCCGCCGCCCGGGGCGGCGCGGTGGCCGCGTTCAACATCATCACCCTGGAGCACGCGGAGGCCGTGATCGCGGGAGCCGAGGCTGCCGGTGCCCCGGTCATCCTGCAGATCAGCGAGAACGCGGTGAAGTACCGCCACGGCCAGCTGCTCCCGCTGGCCCGCGCCGCCGCGGAGGCGGCGCGTCTCGCCGGCGTGCCGGTCGGACTGCACCTGGACCATGTGAAGAGCGATGCCCTGCTGTGGCAGGCGGCCGACGCCGGGTTCAGTTCGGTGATGTACGACGCGTCGCATCTGCCCTATGCGCAGAATCTGGCAGCCACCCGGAAGGCGGCCGACTGGGCGCACACCCGGGGGTTGTGGATCGAGGCGGAGTTGGGCGAGGTGGGCGGCAAGAACGGTGCGGCGCCGCTGGACGCGCATGCCCCCGGTGCCCGTACCGGGCCGGAAGAGGCGCGTGCGTTCGTGGCCGATTCCGGGGTGGACGCGCTGGCCGTCGCGATAGGCAGCTCGCACGCCATGACCTCCCGGACCGCCGTTCTCGACCATCAACTGCTCGGCCGGCTGCGGGCGGGTCTGGACATCCCGCTGGTGCTGCACGGTTCATCGGGTGTGCCGGATGCCGAGCTGTCGGCGGCCGTCGGCGGCGGCATCGCCAAGGTCAACATCGGCACAGCGCTGAACATCGCCATGACCGGAGCGATCCGGGAGGTGCTGACCGCCCAGCCGGAGGCGGTCGACTCCCGGAAGTATCTCGAGGCCGGGCGTCTGGCGATGGCCGCCACGGCCGGCGAACTGATCGCGTTGCTCGGATCCGCCGCGGCCGCGTAG
- a CDS encoding DeoR/GlpR family DNA-binding transcription regulator: MSQSRDARWKDLLELLVEQGRLDVEEAAAALDVSAATIRRDFDQLAQQQMLVRTRGGAVVHGVSYELPLRYKTARHASEKQRIAQAVAGLITTGEAVGLTGGTTTTEVARALAVRPDLASGTPALTIVTNALNIANELAIRPQFKIVITGGVARPQSYELTGPLADGVLGQITMDTAVLGVNAFDVAHGAAAHHEDEAGINRLLCERAERVVVAADSSKLGTRAFARICTTDQVDILVTDTGIGEDMTALFTDAGIEVIAV; this comes from the coding sequence ATGTCCCAGTCCCGCGACGCACGCTGGAAGGACCTTCTGGAACTGCTCGTCGAGCAGGGCCGCCTCGACGTCGAGGAAGCCGCGGCGGCACTCGATGTCTCCGCCGCCACCATCCGCCGCGACTTCGACCAGCTCGCACAGCAGCAGATGCTCGTGCGCACCCGGGGCGGCGCCGTCGTACACGGCGTCAGTTACGAGCTGCCGCTCCGCTACAAGACGGCCCGGCACGCCTCCGAGAAGCAGCGCATCGCCCAGGCCGTCGCCGGGCTGATCACGACCGGCGAGGCGGTCGGCCTGACCGGCGGAACCACCACGACGGAGGTCGCCCGAGCCCTTGCCGTCCGTCCCGACCTGGCGTCGGGCACCCCTGCCCTCACGATCGTGACCAATGCGCTGAACATCGCCAACGAGCTGGCCATCCGGCCGCAGTTCAAAATCGTGATCACCGGCGGAGTGGCCCGTCCCCAGTCGTACGAGCTCACCGGCCCCCTGGCGGACGGCGTCCTCGGCCAGATCACCATGGACACCGCTGTCCTCGGTGTGAACGCATTCGACGTGGCCCATGGGGCGGCAGCCCACCATGAGGACGAGGCGGGCATCAACCGGCTGCTGTGCGAACGCGCCGAGCGGGTGGTCGTCGCCGCGGACTCCAGCAAGCTCGGCACGCGCGCCTTCGCCAGGATCTGCACCACGGACCAGGTCGACATCCTGGTCACGGACACCGGCATCGGTGAGGACATGACCGCTCTCTTCACCGACGCCGGCATCGAGGTCATCGCGGTGTGA